DNA from Triticum aestivum cultivar Chinese Spring chromosome 7D, IWGSC CS RefSeq v2.1, whole genome shotgun sequence:
ACAATGAACCTACATAATTCTAATACCGACAATTCTAAAGTTCAGATACTAGCAGCAATCTTGACCGTCGGATGCCACTGGTGCACATTTTAATGGGAAAAATAAAACCCAATCAATAGTTGGCACATGCATGCTACTAGTTGAGGACTCCCAATACTGTGTACGCCATGTAAGTTGACGGAAGAATACAAAAACCAGGCATGGGTAAGAGACTCCTTCAGCCAAGGAACAGGTTTGAAACTGGATGATTTTTACCCCAAATTTCCCAATTGTCTGCCTACTTAATTCTTTCCTACCAGTGACAATGAGTAGCCCTTCCCTTGTCCCCATGTGGATTGTACTGTTACCAGGCTCCACTTGTTGACGTTATTATTGAAAATCTCGGCCCCAGACGCCGCCACATGATGTCGACAGAGGAATCGGTATTGTAATTTATCTTATAAGAAACTTCGTATATATTGGATGCTCGGTACACTTTTTTTTTCTGCAGCGAGGTTAATTATCAGCATAGAAATTCCATCATCTCTGCCTTAATTTTTCTCTGAAGAAGTGCTGCTTTCTGATCTGTACTTATCCTACCACGAGTCTAGGACACTTGCATGTTAGGAAGCCAACAAGGGCACAGCTAATCTCCGATGCTAGCATAAAAAATTGGTTCATGTCACATAAGCATGACGTAGCTTGGGCGTCAACTTGAAGCTTCCCTCTCATCATTGCTGGCACTTAGTGAATTAATTAACTATCAACAGCACGTTCTTTGTGTCATGTCAATCTGCTCGTGTGCTCAATCTGTTCTCCATGGAGGACCCAACTGCAACCACCCTATGGGTTCTACTTTCCAAACTCTTTGTGACCTAAACAATACTATATTTTACCAAGATCATCCAAGCTAGATATAGGTTAGCTAGCTCCTACAAAATCGCCATTCTATATATGCACCCTTCCTGATATTATCGATGACCACCACTACTCATGTCACCATGCCAGAGATTAACCGATTGTTTTGCAGTATGGTTGTCATCAAAACCATTGGGCTCCATCGTGTACACATTGTTGCTAACATCCATTTGAGACCATGTGCATTCAAAGATAAAGATGCAGGTTGCAAAGTCGCACTTGCTGCATATTAACAAGCTATCGGCcgttttttggtgtcaactttttttcatacacattctatattttttgtatagataaggaatattttttatacacacatttaacaatttttaaatacatgattaacactttttaaaacatatttttagtcaactcttttgcatatatattgtacattttttgtatacatcaggaacattttttatacacgtttaacattttttaattacataattaacattttttaaaacatatattttttatgcctactttttttgcaaaaacaattagcccacagcgagccaattagctctgacccaatcagcccacagtgggccgacaggggccagtcggccagctgtaggccgactggagtccaatcggcctgcagcaggccgacggtgtattatttttgaaaaaaaattacccagtgtaatatttatgaaaattaataaaaaatgtattatttaaaaaaaattagccaaCTATTGTGCCACCGTGGCTTCGAGGTAATTTGTCATTCTGTGTCCTCTAATCCTCTCGGTATGTGCAGGCGAGCCGCCCGTGGGCGAGGTTGAGCGGCTATGCCATGACGAGAGGTCCATGAGCGGCAACTATTGTGCCACCGTGGCTTCGAGGAGCCAGCCCCAGCCCCTGTACCTATGTCCACTGTGATTATTTGTTCCCCGTGACTCGTCAGATCGGAGTTGATTACAGGAGAAACTTGGGGTGGAGAAAACATCAAAAGAAAGAGGTCAAATTCAAACTGAACAAGAATGCCCCCTCGCATAATTGGACCACGGACCTTCAGTTTACTAGACTGAGGATCTGATTATAATGCTTAATATGATTCAGGGGATGAAGAGAAGGAAAAATAAGCGCACACAAGAACAGCATAGGAAGATTGACATGATGGTAGCCATGAGATTATAATTATATTATCTAAAAATACTTATTTCTACCACGTCTTCATTCTAGGTACCACCGCTAGCAGTCTCTGCTTCAGTCTTGTTATTCCTTGCATGAAACTATATCACAGTTCTTTTCTTGGTTTGTCTTTTTGATATATTATGTATAAAGCTGAAAGTGAAGTAACTGAGACAAACCATGAGCAATGTGCTAAGCAAAACATCAGTAGCTATCAACTGAGACTCTTGTGTATTTCCCGTCATGTTTTGTCGGTTGCTTTGATTGATGGTCCATTTAATATCATGGTGATTCAGAGAAACATAAAGTTAGCAGCTATACTATGTATGGAAATGAAAAATCTTCATATTTTAAATCCTGGTGCCGTTTATCTGATACAACTGAAATGTTGATTTGACCAGGCCGGTAAACACGGATGGAGCCTTCATCCTGCTAGAGCTTTTAAATGCATGGATGCAGAGCAAATCGAAGTTAGACATTTTTTTTTGAATAATGGTCATCTATTTGGGAAAGACAAGTGTTATGTAATCTGTACTTTATGTATGGGCAATAAGATTTTTATGTAATCTTTACTTTAGCTGTAAAATTTCTTTTTGTCATTAGATAGAAACTGAAGAATTTGGAGACATGATGTCAGGGAGTCCTGTATGTTTATGATCGACGTTTGGACTGGTGTTCTTATTCAGTGCAAAAAACAATCAAACAGTGAATGAGAAGAGCATCCTATTTGAATTGTGATGACAACACTCATGTAATAAAGAGACTTGTTCAGATGTAATGATGGCCGTTCAACTGTATTTACTACTACTATGTGTATCAATTTATAAGatattttttttttgaagaaactACCTTGATCTTAACAGAactaagatactccctccgtccgaaaaagcttgtcccaagcttgtccgTAGATGTGTCTAGCACcaacttgatgctagatacatccatttgagggacaagttttttcggacggagggagcagATCTCGAATTCTTCACATGAAACTCTACTAGTAAAGCAGATTCATCGCATCATTTGCACTGATGATCTATATGCAACTTCAGCATTGCAAATTGGGACAAGTTAGCAAAAAAGATGAACCGAGCGAAGACTAGCAGCAATGCCATGCCAATTCAGTCGCCATTCTAAACAAAACATCATCATATTATGTCGTCGATGGACATATTCAGCACACTGAATTCATCTGACCAAATCTCTGGACTGGATTTACATAATACATCACAAATCGAAAAACAAATGAACTACTAACAAAGCCCCAACTCATCACACAATGGATATGCTTTACCAAAATGGAAACTGTGACTCCAAGAATCATGGTGCCAAATGAATCAGAGTAGTGAGGAAAATTGAAGAATTTTGGCACTGCTATTTCCAGATGTTCACAAGATACAACTGCATGATATCTCCGACTTCCCTTTTTGCTACGCTTCTGGTTTTCTTTTTCACTACACGTCACATTAATTGTGGTCCGACAAGCTCAATACCAACATCAAAGAAAAAATAATCTAACTACACCATGTACAAGAAGAATGTTATCATCATCAACAGCGGAGCTGGTCGGGGATCACCATGCCCTCGTGGTGTGGCACCTTAAAGGACCTCGAACCATGGCTCCAACGGTTGCTCAGCGGAAGGAGTATCCTTGCTGAAGATTTTGTTCAAATGACTAAACTTATTTTGGATTGCAGATAATGAAACCTCAACCTCTGTGGTTTTTGTAGCTAGAGCACTTTTCATCTGCAAAAAGAAAATGTAACATAGATAATTCAGCTGGTTTTAGTTCACATTAAGCAAATCTCTTAATTTTGCATTGGTTTCTTAACAGTCCGGAATTATGTAAGCTACAGAGATTAATAGGAAACCCTTTAATAGATCGTACAAACATATGTAAAATGGGAAAAATCCACAAATGTGTAAAGTTACTATTTGATGATCATGGCTAGGTAAGAAATTCAGTGTTTCCTGTAAAATTAAATCACCCCAGTGCATGATATCGCTTAAAGAAGCACAATCCAGGAGGAGGTATGTCACGACCAAACATGCACCTTCCTGTATGTATGAGCTATTACGGTCCTGCATTACATGCGAGAGATGATGCTTAACAAAGCTGACTGTAACCAGTAAGACTGTCGGGTGAGGCAGAATTTCTTATCTCAGATATGCAGGATCCTCTCTAACCAGCTACAAACACTTTATGCGGCGACCGAAGACACTGTAGACTACATGCACGACGACTGCAGGACCTACGATCGCTCGATCGAACGCGATGGACGGGGACGGCGGCGACACCTGCAAAGAATCGCAGGGGATACAGCGAGGGCAGGGCCTACAATCCTTCGACGGGGGGAGAGCGCGGTGGCCGATGCTGCCGGCGATGGCAGGGGAGGGCGCCGCCGGGCAAACGGGATTTAAGAAAAATATAAATCCTAATCGGGTTGTGTGCTCTGGCAAGAGAAAAGTCCGAAAAAGCCTTTGGGAAAAGACGGGATTGCCCTCTCAAACGAACGGCCGGATTCATGTGGTACTCCGGTGTATGCTTTGGGAGTACCAGGGTACGCTAAAAGAGCTCAGATATTATGAGTCGATGTTCCTCAAGAAGCAAAAGAAGGGTTGACATCCAAATTCTGATCCATACGTAGGCATGAATGCATACTACCGTAGTGCCAATTTTGTATGTCACATTGTAACAGCTTGCAACTCATACGTAGTCAAACAAATATATATGCACATGTGCCAATAAAAAAATATCAGAGACtaagacatactccctccgttccaaaatatttgtctttctagatatttcaataactgattacatacggagcaaaatgagtgaatctacactctaaaatatatctatatatatccgtatgtggtagtccatttgaaatctctaaaaagacaaacatttaggaacggaggaagtataatcaACTGCCTATAAGTTTGAAATATAGTGGTTGTAAACACAAAGATCCAACTAACGAATGTATTGTATTGAATTAGTAATGCACTTGTTACCTAGAAAAATACAAGTCCTTTGGTTTTTCTTCCGGATAAATAGAAGAGGAAGGAAACTTGACAAGCATGCATACCTTGATTTAAAAAATCAAGGTTATACCTACCTCTTGAATTGCTGCAAATTTCAATCCCTGAGCCACCTAACACAGTGTGTAAAGTCCAGCCCGTGTGCACAAATTCAAATACCAAGCTTGAACGGCAGTTCAGCTTCCAAAAGGAAAATTAGGCAAATTAACCAAGCTTGGATTAACAGAAATAATGTTTTCTCTAGCCGGGTAAATGCTGGATGCAGTTATTGATAATTTTAGTGTAGAGATCAACTCTGTTGCAAATGGACGACGAGAACCATGAACTGTAAGCAATAGAAAAATGAAGGTTTCAACGCATTGGGATCTAAAAAGAATGGTAACACCAAATCCATGATAACTGTAAGAGCACAGAGCACCAGTGGGTTCACCAGAAAAGGCAGCCAGAACTATACTCACACGGTACTCTAGGCAAATGGCACAACTAACTTTGAATCACAGCACTGTACCTTTTCTTAATCCCCGTGAGATTAGCCATGATTAAGGTCAATGGTCTTGCATTTGTTTACTGTGTTTATATGTTGATTTCCCAAAGAATTCCATGCAAGTAGTCCACTACTGAACGTGCATGCCTGTGGAAGAGGGGAACCTTGGATCTGGGGAGATTTATCTACGTGCTTATCGTCTAGTCATGGTCAAGCTTTGCAGTTCTATCCCAGTTTTTGATGATAGATCTGGCTAGCTAGCGAGACATCATTAGTTTAATTAAAAAAAGTGATTTCCGTTAAAAATAGATTTTTGGGTAATAAATTCTTTTTCTGACCATTCTTAGTCTAATTCATTTTCCTCTGACATAATCACATAATTACTAATAACAAGTACACCGTCGAATTAAGTGGACTTTTTCTGGCAGGAAATTCTGACTTATGTAGAAGACACATGGGCCTCCCTGTCCTTCCCTCCCCCTCACCAAATCTCATTACATGGATCAAAGACATATATATTGTATGAGTATGAGCGATTATGACTGAACTTCCTCTAACGAACGGCCCTACAGGACTGAAATTTGGTCTGAAAGTGATTCCTTGCTTGACGAAAGAGTCTCCCGCTCTATAATAGTGGGCCCAGGCGACGCCGACGCCGAGGACGAGGACTCGCGGGAAGCTTCATCAACGCCAGAGGGGGCCAGACAGCAGCAGCATGTGGCGCACGTTGAAGCCTATTCGACACACGTAAATCTCAGTCTCCGCCGATATATGTATTTTTCTGGCTCTCTGCGAGTCTTCACCAAAGAGTGCGGCTGTGTTTGACATTTCTGACGCTGACTGCCTGATCAGCGTAGGTAAGCACCGGCGTACGGCGTTTGTTTATGCCAAATAAATCCAGTCCAGACAAGAGAGGGGTGGAAGAGAAGAGAAGGTCGAGGCCATGGTCTAAGCTTCTAGCTAGCTGCCTATATATACAAGGCCATGGCCATGGCAAGGCTGGTGCTGGGCTAGAGAAGAAAGGGCTGGAAGGCTAGAGAAACTAGAAAGAGGAGGGACGTTTGCCTTGCTCCCAAGGAGACAGAGATAGCTTGTCTTCTGTGAAAGGAGATCGAGATGATCAAGGGAGACCAGAGGCAGCTTCACGGCCATGAAGAGCGGCTGAAAGATCAGGTTTAGAACTGTTTAATTACTTCTCTTGATTTTGTGCTTTGCATATTTCTGCATGCTTCAAAGAGTTTGATTCTTTTCTTGAACAAGTATGGATAAGACTAGTGATTAGGACTTAGGACTAAAGACTTGGTTGAGTTTCTCTCTTGTCCGGCCTGTGGTTCTTGAATCTTGATCCATGCATGTATGGAAGATAGGACTAGGCTGAGTTTCTCTCTTCTCTGGGTTCTGGTTCTTGATCAATGGATGGAAGTCGGGGACTTCTCTTTCTCATGTCAAAATCAATCAGGTGCTCATCTTTAGGGACCACGCAGATCCTGGTGCTCGTAGAACAGTCAAATTAAACATGTGGATAAGCCAAGAAATGGATTTTTCCATAGCTTGTCATCCAATAAATTCATGCTGTTATTAACTGTTTGCTCACCTTATACTAATTAATATCGACTTTCATGTTGGTGTTGCAGATGAGAGATGATCATCGAGCCTCGGAAGGCAATTTTTTCAAGTTcttgcaaaaccagtcaagcacaAAAAAAGAGGTACATAATTATTCTTCAAACTAAAACTACTAATAAGTAACCTTTAAATTTCTTAATTACCCTGAAATTCCCCACAAATTCAAGAAAAAAGAACCTGCATCTATTAGCTGTATATATTTCAATACAATTGTGTTCATCTTCCGATGTAGTACAAAACTAGTTAGTCTCAGTAGTCAAATAGTACCTACACACCAAGCCAAGTGGCCAACTGGGCATTATCATATGTGATTTGCTTCACCAATGAGTGTATAACTAATAACGGGTCTCGCTGTTGTGATGCTTTCATCAATTCAGGCCCAAGAAGACAAGATCGCGTCCACAAGGGCAGAGATGGGCGAAGTGAGAAAAGAGAACGAGAGGCTGAAGACGATGCTGTCACGGATGGTGGAGAACCATCGATCCCTTCAGAAGCAGTTCGATGTTCTCCACCAGCAAGGGCGAGGCAAGAACCTCGTTGTGGGCTCACCGGCGCACACATCGCTTTCCAACGACGTCAAGGAGCCCGGGTTCATCTCTTTGTGCCTCGGAACGAGTGCCGGCACGAGCAGGCAGAGCATGGGAGAAAAGATCAAGAGAGGCATTAATAATCCAGAAGGCAGAGACATGTCTCTTGAACTATCACCAGGCTGCAAAGCTGTTGGTGCAGCCGGTCAAAGTGAGACGAAGGTGCGTCGGGATGTGCTGACGTTGAGCCCTGGAGGCAGCTCCGAGGAGGAGGCCGTGGAGACGACGACAACGTCAGCCGCAGCGAGCAAAATGGTGAAGAACCCGAGGAGCACCGGCAGTGGCGTGGAGACGGAGGACGAAGTGGCCCAGCAGCCACTAGCCAAGAAGGCCAGGGTGTCTGTGAGGGCTAGGTGTGACACGCCAACGGTAcgtacatatatacatatatacatacacaaGTGACTAAACAATGAAATGTTAAATGGGTGAGATGGAAATTCATTATAAAGATTATTTGTGTTTGCCTTGTATATGAAATGGAGTGAAAGCCTGTTTCAAGAGAACATAAATGATCTGTGTGGTTTGTTGGCCTCAGATGAATGATGGATGCCAGTGGAGAAAGTACGGGCAAAAGATATCCAAAGGGAACCCATGTCCGCGCGCCTACTACCGCTGCACGGTCGCAACAGGGTGCCCCGTCAGGAAGCAGGTATGGTTTGCATGATCATTAGCACAAAGTAAAATTCTTAACTGATGTTTGGTAATTGGTACTACCAGTATACTACATGGATCAGTGTACTGTGCGTCTGAAGCCCTCGGGCGATCAGTGTACCTAACGTCAAAAATATATCCATGCTAAAAATTCTCAAACAAAATTAAAGCAACCAAGTTCATACCCGTAGCATACCTCTCACGTACCACAAAATTTCAAATATAAGTGGCCAGCTTCAGAAATAAATATAACAGATTCAAATAATGTGGTAGGTTAACATGCACATTCACATCCCTATTTGAACTGCTTAGTGTTCGTGGCATGATTTGTCTTTTTTTTTCCTCAGGTTGCGAGTTCAATTTATAACTGAAATTTCATGACAAGATAGATGtaaattgtgtgtgcgtgtgtaCTCAATTATTTACATGATTTTTAATAACTTTTGGCATGGATTTTCTAAGCAGCTGCACAAGGACTTCATGTACAAATGAGTGCACATTTGTGCGCTCGGTATAAGAAAAAACAATCTTCTCTTTGGTAATAGCAGTGGCAGGGATTTGCACTTGAACTAATCAAGTTTGCAAGTAAAATTCTTAACTAATCATAGATGCTTTAACACTTGCGTAGTTGCGCTCATATTTCTTCAATGACATGAACACACACTCAACACAACATCCTTCCTGTTAGTAATTTGCGACAAATTAGCGCAAAACTGATAGCCTTTTGTTAGGTCTCGCAATTATGGTATTTTTAGCCGACGCTTGTCATAATATTAGTAATTTTTTTGCTATTTACTGTCACCATCATGACCAAGTGACCATGCATTTATGTTTTTCCCCAGGTGCAGAGATGTAAGGAGGACATGTCGATCCTGATCACCACCTACGAGGGTGCGCACAACCACCACCtctccgcctccgccaccgccatggCATCCACCACTTCTGCCGCTGCGTCCATGCTCATGTCAGGCTCCTCCACCTCACTTGGCTTCCCCTCCACCGCCTCCAGCCTCCACGACCTCAGGTTCGGCCTCCCAACGGCAACCACTGTCAACCCGTCCAACCAGCTGACCGGCCAACCGTTCTTCCTCCCGGTAGCCGGCGACGCATCAATCAGTGCCACCCCGTCATACTCCACCATCACCCTCGACCTCACCTCGCAGGCCACCTCGCAACACGCCTTCTCCCTTAGCAATAGCAACAGGTTCTCCTCCAGCTTCATCGACTCTCACGGCCACAACAACAACACTAGTAGGTACCCTTCCACGAGCTTCTCCTTCTCTAGCTTCGACGAGTGTAGCCTACCCGACGCCGCCACGTGGCCATCAGGCATTGGATCATACCTGGGCTACGGATCCTCGTCCGGCACGTCCTACAACGGCCCCAACAAGGGCACATTCAAAGCTGCATTGAGCAGCATCCATGGAAGGCAACAAGGCTCAGCGGCATCGCTCTACCAGCCAGTGCATGTGCTACAGAGGGCGGCTGAGTTGAGAAGTGGTGGCACGAGCACGGCGGCGCCGATCATGCTCACTGATACGATCGCCAAGGTGATTACCTCGAACCCAGGCTTCCACACGGCGCTTGCAGCTGCTATCACATCGTACGTCGGCAAGCCGACAACAGGAGGCGAGAAGGGGCTCGAGCGGGGGGACCACCTCGGGCTCGGGCCGTCGAGTGCGGCGACTGCAGTGTGCTCGCCA
Protein-coding regions in this window:
- the LOC123163697 gene encoding WRKY transcription factor 72B; protein product: MIKGDQRQLHGHEERLKDQMRDDHRASEGNFFKFLQNQSSTKKEAQEDKIASTRAEMGEVRKENERLKTMLSRMVENHRSLQKQFDVLHQQGRGKNLVVGSPAHTSLSNDVKEPGFISLCLGTSAGTSRQSMGEKIKRGINNPEGRDMSLELSPGCKAVGAAGQSETKVRRDVLTLSPGGSSEEEAVETTTTSAAASKMVKNPRSTGSGVETEDEVAQQPLAKKARVSVRARCDTPTMNDGCQWRKYGQKISKGNPCPRAYYRCTVATGCPVRKQVQRCKEDMSILITTYEGAHNHHLSASATAMASTTSAAASMLMSGSSTSLGFPSTASSLHDLRFGLPTATTVNPSNQLTGQPFFLPVAGDASISATPSYSTITLDLTSQATSQHAFSLSNSNRFSSSFIDSHGHNNNTSRYPSTSFSFSSFDECSLPDAATWPSGIGSYLGYGSSSGTSYNGPNKGTFKAALSSIHGRQQGSAASLYQPVHVLQRAAELRSGGTSTAAPIMLTDTIAKVITSNPGFHTALAAAITSYVGKPTTGGEKGLERGDHLGLGPSSAATAVCSPALLAQLSSTAATQNGSPNGRMRLEPSLQLSSSTSATASTSPI